In Nycticebus coucang isolate mNycCou1 chromosome 9, mNycCou1.pri, whole genome shotgun sequence, the following are encoded in one genomic region:
- the LOC128594441 gene encoding 60S ribosomal protein L36a codes for MVNVPKTRRTFCKKCGKHQPHKVTQYKKGKDSLYAQGKRRYDRKQSGYGGQTKPIFRKKAKTTKKIVLRLECVEPNCRSKRMLAIKRCKHFELGGDKKRKGQVIQF; via the coding sequence ATGGTGAACGTTCCTAAAACCCGCCGGACTTTCTGTAAGAAGTGTGGCAAGCACCAGCCCCACAAAGTGACACAGTATAAAAAGGGCAAGGACTCTCTCTATGCCCAGGGAAAGCGGCGTTATGACAGGAAGCAGAGTGGCTATGGTGGGCAGACTAAGCCGATTTTCCGGAAAAAGGCTAAAACTACAAAGAAGATTGTGCTGAGGCTTGAGTGTGTGGAGCCCAACTGCAGATCTAAGAGAATGCTAGCTATTAAGAGATGCAAGCATTTTGAACTGGGAGGAGATAAGAAGAGAAAGGGTCAAGTGATACAGTTCTGA